The Corallococcus soli DNA window GCGAGTTCTACCGGGACCCCCGCATCTTCGAATACGCGGCCCGGCTGGGCCTCCAGCTCATCGGCGTGGGCCCCGCGGCCCAGCCTCCCGCCCCCGGGACCTGAGGGCCGCCCGATGTCCGGGGGTGGACAGACCCTGGACACGCGGCCCGCCCGGTACGGGATCGCCGTCGGGTGCAGGACACTTCGCGGCATTCGTAAGTGTGCGTCCCCACACGGGAATTTCAGAACTCCGGCAAGAATTACCGACCCAGGGTTGCCAATCCCCAGGGTGCTCCCTAAATCCTGGCTCCGGTAGGGCGGCGGCGGGGGTGGGGACGACGGAAATTCCGAGGAGTTCCAGGTGGTTAGCTCATCAGCGATGGCCAGCAGTGTGTCCTCTGTCCAGGACGTGTCGGATCCCGTGGTGGGCGCTGCCCGCTACGACGCCGTGCCGGCGCTGATGGACAGCCTGCTGCACGACGTGCGCAACCCGCTCAACGCGCTGGCCATCCACCTGGAGGTCCTCTCCGAGAAGCTCAAGGGCGAGTCCGGCCAGGTGCCGGCCACGCAGGAGAAGAACCTCAAGGCCATGCGCGAGCAGATCCAGCGCGTGGACGGCCTGCTCAAGCTGTTCTCGGACTTCATCGTGTTTCGCGGCGCGGGCCCTTCCGGGGACGCGTCGCTGTCGGACGCCACCGGCAAGGCGCTGGACGTGCTGGGCCATGAGAGCCGCCGGCGGCGCGTGCAGGTGCAGCGCGCCATTGAACCGGACGTGCAGGCGCGGCTGGAGGACACCACCGAGCTGGGCTTCTTCCTGGTGCAGGTGCTGATGCGGGCCTTCAACCGCGCGGCCTCCGGCAGCACGGTGGCCGTCACGGTGCGCACGGAGGGGACCCTGGCGGTGCTGGAGGTGGAGGATGGCTCCACGGGGCCCGAGCAGGCGTCGGACACCGTGGCGGCCCTGACGCTCCGGGCGGCCCAGCTGGGCATCGAATTCGGCATCCGGGCGGGCTCCTGCCGCCTCGTCTTCCCGCGCGCCTGATCCCCCCGGTCGGGCGCTGACGGGCTTCTTTCGTTTCATCACGCTTCATCGCAGTGGAGGTTTTCACCTTGGGCAGCGCACGAATCCTGGCCGTGGATGACGAACGTGAGACCTGCGAGGCCCTGGCGGAGATGCTGTCCGCGTGGGGCCACAAGGTCGAGACCGCGTTCGACGGGCATGACGCCCTCCGCAAGGCCGGTGAGTTCCGGCCCGACGTCGTCCTGTCGGACCTGGCCATGCCGGAGACGGACGGGCTGTGGCTCCTGCGCAACCTGCGCGAGGAGCTGCCCGACTGCCCGGTGGTGTTCCTCACCGGCCGCGGCACCATCGACACCGCGGTGGAGGCCATCCGCGACGGCGCGTACGACTTCATCGTGAAGCCGCTGGACACCGCGCGGCTCAAGGTCTGCATCGACCGCGCGCTGGAGAAGAAGGAGACCATGCGCGAGGTGCAGACGCTGCGGCGTCGCCTCAAGCAGCTGGGCTCCACGGACCTCATCGCCAGCTCCACCGGCATGCGCAAGGTCATCGAGATGATGGAGAAGGTGGCCCCGTCCAAGGCCAGCGTCTCCATCAGCGGCGAGTCCGGCACCGGCAAGGAGGTGGTCGCCCGCACGGTGCACAACCTGTCGCTGCGCCGTGACAAGCCCTTCATCGCCATCAACTGCGCGTCCATCCCCGCGACCCTCATCGAGTCGGAGCTCTTCGGCCACGAGCGCGGCGCCTTCACCGGCGCGGATCAGCGCCGTCCGGGCGTCTTCGAGATGGCCCACGGCGGCACGCTCTTCCTGGACGAGTTGGGGGAGATCCCCATCGACCTGCAGGCGAAGCTGCTGCGCGTGCTGGAGGAGGGCCGCCTGCGCCGCCTGGGCGGCAAGGTGGAGATCGAAGTGGACGTGCGCGTGCTGTCCGCCACGAACCGCGACCTGAAGCAGGAGATCAAGAACCAGCGCTTCCGCGAGGACCTCTACTTCCGCCTCAACGTCTTCCAGCTCCACCTGCCGCCCCTGCGCGAGCGCCGGGACGACGTGCCCATCCTGGTGCAGCACTTCGTGGACAAGTTCCGCGGGGACTCCGCCAAGCGCGTCTCCGGCGTGCACCCGGAGGCCATGGAGGTGCTCAAGAACTACGACTGGCCGGGCAACATCCGCGAGCTGCGCAACGCCGTGGAGCGCGCCGTCATCCTCTGCGACGGGGAGCTCATCACCCGCGAGCACCTGCCGCCCGACATGGCCGGCAAGGGCCCGGAGCGCCACACGTTCAAGCTGCCGTTCGGCCTGAGCCTGGACGCCGTGGAGCGCGAGTACATCCTGGGCAGCCTGCAGCGCAACGGGAACAACAAGGCGCGCACGGCGGAGGTGCTGGGGGTGAGCGAGAAGACGCTCTACAACAAGCTCAACCGCTACGCGGCGGAGAACCGGGCCCAGGGCACCCCGGGCGGCGGAGGCCTGGGCGGCCAGGGCAACGACGGCCCCCTGGGCGCCAGCAGCAGCTACCTGACCCGCTGACCTCACGGGTAGGCGGACCTCCCGGGATTTCGGGCCCTTGAAACCGCCCCAGAAGTGGCGCGGGCAGGGCCTTCCCGGGCGGCCCGGAGGGCAGGGGGAGGTCTCGAAAACCCCTGTCAATTCTTGACTTTTCACCCCTGGACGGGGGATCCTCCCGGCCTCTCCCACCCGTTGGTGAGGGCCCGGCCGGGAAGGTTCATACCGGGCCACTTCCGCCCCCCTGGGCGCGGTCGTCCGACGTGAGTCATCTGGGGTGCCGCCGGGGGGGCACAGGAAGGCTACACGCAATGAGCGACGCGCGAGTTCTTCACTTCTTCGGCGGCAAGGGCGGCGTGGGCAAGACCACGCTCGCGGCAGCGTACGCGGTGAGGCTCTCCGAAGACGCTCCCAAGCACAAGGTGTTGGTGGTTTCGCTGGATCCGGTCCAGTCGCTGTCGGACCTGCTGAAGAAGAAGTTGCCGACGAAGCCCACCAAGCTGCAGGCGGGCAAGGGTGAAGGCGGGCTGTGGGGCGTGGAGCTGAACCCCGCCGCGCTGCTCAAGCCGTTCCTCGCGGAGTACCTCCCGGCGCTGGCGAAGGCGGCGTCGAAGGGCACGCACCTGTCGGACGAGGAGATGGGCAAGCTCTACCAGCAGGCCGTGCCGGGCCTGGAGGAGCTGGTGGCCCTCTTCCACGTCGCGGAGCTGCTGGAGGCGGGCGAGTTCGATCGGATCATCGTCGACACGGCGCCCACCAGCCACACGCTGCGCCTGTTCGACCTGCCCACCCAGCTGCGCAAGTTCCTGGGCTTCGTGCGCGCGGGCCAGGACCGCGCGCCGGCGTCCGGTGGCAAGGGCAAGAAGGCGGAGGCCGCGGCCTCGTCGGGCGGGTTCCTGGAGCAGGTGGGCCAGAAGGCGGAGAAGCTGCTCGCGCTGCTGAAGGATCCGGCGCGCACCGCGTTCCACCTGGTGACGCTGGCGGAGCCGGTGCCGGAGGCGCAGACGCGCTCATACTTCACCCAGCTGCGCGAGCGCGGTCTTCCGGTGACGGAGGTGATCGTCAACCAGGTGGAGGACCACGAGGGCTGTTCGTCGTGTCAGGGCCGCCGCGGTCTCCAGGCGCCCCACGTGCGCAAGTTCCAGGCGCTGGACAAGACCGTGCCGGTGAACCTGCTGGGCCGCCGCGAGGTCGCGCCCCGGGGGCTGGACGGGCTGAAGGAGTTCGCTGCCGTGTGGTCGGCCGGCAAGGAGACCAAGGCGCTGGAGTTCAGCGCGGCGGAGGGCCCTCCGGCGCTGGTGCGCGCGCCCTCCATGCCGCCCATCGCGGCGCCCCCGCTGCCGCCCACGCGGCTCATCTTCTTCGTGGGGCAGGGCGGGGTGGGCAAGTCCTCCTGCGCGGCCGCCGCGGCGGTGACGCTGACGGAGAAGGAGGGGCCGGTGCTCCTCAT harbors:
- a CDS encoding histidine kinase dimerization/phospho-acceptor domain-containing protein, with the translated sequence MASSVSSVQDVSDPVVGAARYDAVPALMDSLLHDVRNPLNALAIHLEVLSEKLKGESGQVPATQEKNLKAMREQIQRVDGLLKLFSDFIVFRGAGPSGDASLSDATGKALDVLGHESRRRRVQVQRAIEPDVQARLEDTTELGFFLVQVLMRAFNRAASGSTVAVTVRTEGTLAVLEVEDGSTGPEQASDTVAALTLRAAQLGIEFGIRAGSCRLVFPRA
- the nla6 gene encoding enhancer binding protein Nla6 is translated as MGSARILAVDDERETCEALAEMLSAWGHKVETAFDGHDALRKAGEFRPDVVLSDLAMPETDGLWLLRNLREELPDCPVVFLTGRGTIDTAVEAIRDGAYDFIVKPLDTARLKVCIDRALEKKETMREVQTLRRRLKQLGSTDLIASSTGMRKVIEMMEKVAPSKASVSISGESGTGKEVVARTVHNLSLRRDKPFIAINCASIPATLIESELFGHERGAFTGADQRRPGVFEMAHGGTLFLDELGEIPIDLQAKLLRVLEEGRLRRLGGKVEIEVDVRVLSATNRDLKQEIKNQRFREDLYFRLNVFQLHLPPLRERRDDVPILVQHFVDKFRGDSAKRVSGVHPEAMEVLKNYDWPGNIRELRNAVERAVILCDGELITREHLPPDMAGKGPERHTFKLPFGLSLDAVEREYILGSLQRNGNNKARTAEVLGVSEKTLYNKLNRYAAENRAQGTPGGGGLGGQGNDGPLGASSSYLTR
- a CDS encoding ArsA family ATPase; translation: MSDARVLHFFGGKGGVGKTTLAAAYAVRLSEDAPKHKVLVVSLDPVQSLSDLLKKKLPTKPTKLQAGKGEGGLWGVELNPAALLKPFLAEYLPALAKAASKGTHLSDEEMGKLYQQAVPGLEELVALFHVAELLEAGEFDRIIVDTAPTSHTLRLFDLPTQLRKFLGFVRAGQDRAPASGGKGKKAEAAASSGGFLEQVGQKAEKLLALLKDPARTAFHLVTLAEPVPEAQTRSYFTQLRERGLPVTEVIVNQVEDHEGCSSCQGRRGLQAPHVRKFQALDKTVPVNLLGRREVAPRGLDGLKEFAAVWSAGKETKALEFSAAEGPPALVRAPSMPPIAAPPLPPTRLIFFVGQGGVGKSSCAAAAAVTLTEKEGPVLLISTDPAHSLSDVLQSRLTDTETQVKGTKGLYARELDMAGWFNALRKRLKEKAEKAFEGAPKAGNDVPADLLYLRNLLECAPPGIDELAAMSVLTDALVQERFKRIVVDSSPVVMSVRVVELADTAKTWLGALHAVLNKHRAKGLADLADDVAGMIKHVKRFEDALASPSESRFVVVTRGEELAASRTERLVEYLKERKLQVERVLVNRVGPKSTCEKCENRRKLELNAAKAIEKKIGLPVTMAPALGRHPAGLRELKAFRTAWYALSAPPAKIKAA